A window of Christiangramia forsetii KT0803 contains these coding sequences:
- a CDS encoding ATP-binding protein has translation MEELLLFQQILLEGISNKTRYLLDKIDWSNRLIAIKGARGTGKTTLLLQRLGRQSSNNSEMLYATLDDLYFLKSSLIDLAKEFTLNGGTHLFLDEVHKYPYWSRELKLIYDRYPKLNIVFTSSSMLEIYKGESDLSRRAVTYELNELSFREFLEFGYDIELPVFQLEEILDHHQNISREIIQKLDSPVKYFQEYLQYGCYPYFQEGREVYLGKLLRTASLIIETDMNVVEGIVYEDSLKIKKLLVAIAQSAPFTPNISKLSERLGMNRKFLIQAIRLLESAHLIMQFFKPGKGIGTFTKPEKLYLNNPNLVVALGETKAEKGTLRETFFANQIRNFHQVNLAEKGDFLIDEKFIFEVGGKSKNNKQIQNIPNSFVVRDDIEVGVMNTIPLWLFGFLY, from the coding sequence ATGGAAGAGCTTTTATTATTTCAACAAATATTACTCGAAGGTATTTCCAATAAGACTAGATATCTTTTAGATAAAATAGATTGGTCTAATAGGCTTATCGCTATAAAAGGTGCTAGGGGAACAGGGAAAACAACCCTGCTTTTACAAAGACTTGGTAGGCAGTCTTCTAATAACAGCGAAATGTTATATGCTACTTTAGATGATCTTTATTTTCTGAAAAGCAGTCTTATAGATCTAGCAAAGGAATTCACTTTAAACGGGGGTACCCATTTATTTTTGGATGAAGTCCATAAATATCCCTACTGGTCCCGGGAATTAAAATTAATATACGATCGCTATCCTAAATTGAATATTGTATTCACTTCATCCTCTATGCTTGAAATATATAAAGGAGAGTCAGATTTAAGCAGACGGGCAGTTACTTATGAACTTAATGAACTTTCCTTTCGGGAGTTTTTGGAATTTGGTTATGATATAGAATTACCGGTCTTCCAGCTGGAGGAAATTCTCGATCATCATCAAAATATCTCCAGAGAAATAATTCAAAAACTGGATAGTCCGGTTAAATATTTTCAAGAGTATCTGCAATATGGCTGTTATCCTTATTTTCAGGAAGGTCGCGAAGTATATTTGGGAAAATTATTGCGTACAGCCAGTCTTATTATTGAAACAGATATGAATGTAGTAGAGGGTATCGTATATGAAGATAGTCTCAAAATAAAAAAATTACTGGTTGCTATTGCACAAAGCGCGCCTTTTACTCCAAATATTAGTAAACTCAGCGAGCGTTTGGGCATGAACCGTAAATTTCTTATTCAGGCTATCCGATTATTGGAAAGTGCACATTTGATAATGCAGTTTTTTAAACCGGGAAAGGGGATAGGAACATTTACAAAACCTGAAAAATTATACCTTAACAATCCTAATCTGGTGGTTGCACTTGGAGAAACTAAAGCCGAAAAAGGTACCTTAAGGGAAACTTTTTTTGCCAATCAAATAAGAAATTTTCATCAGGTAAATCTGGCTGAAAAGGGTGATTTTTTGATCGATGAAAAATTTATCTTTGAAGTTGGAGGGAAAAGTAAAAATAATAAACAAATCCAGAATATACCTAATTCGTTCGTAGTTAGGGATGATATTGAAGTGGGTGTCATGAACACGATCCCGCTATGGTTGTTTGGTTTTTTGTATTAA
- a CDS encoding type II toxin-antitoxin system Phd/YefM family antitoxin — translation MKIVNFSNFRSNLKYWFDKVVDDVNELIIKRKGGKDLVLISLDEYNSLKETTYLLSGKNREVLLNSINELERRKSDNSRL, via the coding sequence ATGAAAATCGTCAATTTTAGTAATTTTCGTTCAAACCTTAAATATTGGTTTGATAAGGTTGTGGATGATGTTAATGAATTAATTATCAAACGTAAAGGAGGAAAGGATCTTGTTTTGATATCCTTAGATGAATATAATTCATTAAAGGAAACTACTTATTTATTAAGTGGTAAAAACAGGGAAGTTTTATTGAATTCTATTAATGAATTGGAAAGAAGAAAGTCTGATAATAGCCGCCTGTAG
- a CDS encoding UDP-2,3-diacylglucosamine diphosphatase — MNILPGKKIYFSSDNHLGAPTMEESRRREAVFVKWLDEIKKDAAAIFLLGDLFDFWFEYKHVVPKGFVRTLGKLAEIKDSGIPIYFFVGNHDLWMNDYFKTELNIPVYHQPKEFEFNNKTFLVGHGDGLGPGDKGYKRMKKVFTNPLSKWLYRWLHPDLGVPLAQYFSVKNKMISGDEDQKFLGEDKEWLIQYCRRKLEKKHYDYFLFGHRHLPLEIDLNEKSKYINTGDWISHYTYAVFDGKITSLQKL; from the coding sequence ATGAATATCCTGCCAGGCAAAAAAATATACTTTTCAAGCGATAATCATCTTGGCGCACCCACTATGGAAGAAAGCCGAAGAAGGGAAGCTGTATTTGTGAAATGGCTGGATGAGATAAAAAAAGATGCTGCGGCTATTTTTTTATTAGGAGATCTTTTTGATTTCTGGTTTGAATATAAACATGTGGTTCCCAAAGGTTTTGTTAGAACGCTTGGGAAACTGGCAGAAATAAAAGACAGCGGAATTCCTATCTATTTCTTTGTGGGAAATCATGACTTGTGGATGAACGATTATTTTAAAACAGAATTAAATATTCCTGTTTATCATCAGCCTAAAGAATTTGAATTCAATAATAAAACTTTTTTAGTAGGCCATGGTGACGGCCTGGGGCCCGGAGATAAAGGCTACAAAAGAATGAAAAAGGTCTTTACCAATCCGCTTTCCAAATGGCTTTACAGGTGGTTGCATCCAGATCTTGGTGTTCCCCTCGCACAATACTTTTCAGTAAAAAATAAAATGATCTCGGGAGATGAAGATCAGAAGTTTTTAGGAGAAGATAAGGAATGGCTAATCCAATACTGCAGAAGAAAACTTGAAAAAAAGCATTACGATTACTTTTTATTTGGTCACCGGCATTTACCATTAGAAATAGACCTTAACGAAAAATCCAAATATATCAACACCGGCGACTGGATAAGTCATTATACCTATGCGGTTTTTGATGGGAAAATAACAAGCTTACAGAAATTATAA
- a CDS encoding uracil-DNA glycosylase family protein, with translation MEDLLCTIRDCKVCKNHLPMGARPIIEAAKNSKIVLISQAPGRIVHESGIAWNDQSGKKLREWLGVNENIFYKVDNFAVLPMGFCYPGKAKTGDLPPRKECAPLWHDVVWSEFKNVQLKIIIGSYAANYYLGKEQNLTEKVQDYKRFLPEFWTLPHPSPVNRFWRMKNPWFEEGVVPKLQDKIAEILK, from the coding sequence TTGGAAGATCTTTTGTGTACTATTAGAGACTGTAAGGTTTGTAAAAATCATCTTCCGATGGGTGCGAGACCCATCATTGAAGCTGCTAAAAACTCAAAAATTGTATTGATTAGTCAGGCACCCGGTAGGATTGTTCACGAATCTGGTATTGCCTGGAACGATCAAAGCGGTAAAAAACTAAGAGAATGGCTGGGTGTAAACGAAAATATTTTTTATAAGGTAGATAACTTTGCGGTGCTCCCTATGGGCTTCTGCTATCCCGGAAAAGCTAAAACCGGCGATCTGCCCCCACGAAAAGAATGTGCCCCATTATGGCATGATGTTGTATGGAGTGAGTTCAAGAATGTACAGCTAAAAATCATTATCGGTTCGTATGCCGCAAATTATTATCTGGGAAAAGAGCAGAATCTTACTGAGAAAGTTCAGGATTATAAACGATTTCTCCCTGAATTCTGGACACTCCCTCATCCTTCACCGGTAAATAGATTTTGGCGAATGAAAAACCCATGGTTTGAAGAGGGCGTTGTTCCTAAACTTCAGGATAAAATTGCTGAAATTTTAAAATGA
- a CDS encoding 2OG-Fe(II) oxygenase, which translates to MLQTGTELFEQMEFKENPLYEQIIQDILEKKYSIVDGFFDSAEVDILRAHLLEKYEEDNFKKAAIGNKTSEVIARSIRGDFILWINEADAGTAEKIYFNKINSLVDYLNRTCFMGILTKEFHYAVYPEGTFYKRHLDTFQNDGRRKLSMVCYLNNEDWKPENGGELSIYTNEGAREEEIKIYPFPGRVVIFESQELEHEVKPVKVPRLSITGWLKTR; encoded by the coding sequence ATGTTGCAAACAGGAACAGAGCTTTTTGAACAAATGGAATTCAAAGAAAATCCGCTATATGAGCAGATTATTCAGGATATTCTGGAAAAGAAATACAGTATTGTTGATGGTTTCTTTGATTCGGCTGAGGTTGATATTCTTAGAGCGCATTTACTTGAAAAATATGAAGAAGATAATTTCAAGAAAGCGGCGATAGGGAATAAAACCAGTGAAGTTATTGCACGTTCTATTCGTGGGGATTTTATTCTCTGGATCAATGAGGCCGATGCGGGAACAGCCGAAAAAATCTATTTTAACAAGATAAATTCTCTGGTAGATTATCTAAATCGAACCTGTTTTATGGGGATTCTAACTAAGGAATTTCATTATGCAGTCTATCCTGAAGGAACTTTTTATAAGCGGCATCTGGATACCTTTCAGAATGACGGAAGAAGAAAACTTTCCATGGTTTGTTATCTAAACAATGAAGACTGGAAGCCGGAAAATGGCGGAGAACTAAGTATTTACACGAATGAAGGAGCTCGGGAAGAAGAAATAAAGATCTATCCTTTTCCGGGAAGAGTGGTGATCTTTGAAAGTCAGGAACTGGAACATGAGGTAAAACCTGTAAAAGTCCCACGTTTGAGTATTACAGGCTGGCTTAAAACCCGATAA
- a CDS encoding MATE family efflux transporter, which yields MDNSVSFKSINKIAIPAIIAGIAEPLISLTDIAVIGNVDENSIEALAAAGIVGSFLSAIIWIVAQTKTAISAIVSQHLGANRLHAVKTLVPQAIFFNFLFSLLIYGLTAFFAEAIFSAYNADGLILQYSEDYYQIRALGYPLTLVTFAIFGVFRGLQNTLWAMKCSLAGAAVNVALDFLLVYGVDGLIPPMHLKGAAYASLAAQGTMLIMALWFFFKKTPFHLKLSFNINPRMKGLLLMAANLFVRTAALNFAIYLANAYATDYGKNYIAAQSILMNIWLFFSFFIDGYANAGNAIGGKLLGALDYKNLWELSKKISKYAVFIALILMGICALFYDEIGLLFNKETSVLALFSSVFWIVLLMQPINAIAFMFDGIFKGLGEAKYLRNVLLVATFLGFTPALLISDYFGLKLYGIWIAFFVWMLIRSSTLVIYFRRKYLQKEV from the coding sequence TTGGATAATTCAGTCAGTTTTAAAAGTATCAATAAGATCGCGATTCCCGCTATCATTGCAGGAATTGCCGAGCCGCTCATTTCCTTAACCGATATCGCTGTTATCGGAAATGTAGACGAGAACTCTATTGAAGCGCTTGCTGCCGCTGGAATCGTGGGTTCCTTTCTCTCTGCGATCATCTGGATCGTAGCCCAGACAAAAACAGCAATTTCAGCCATTGTTTCCCAACACCTGGGGGCAAATAGACTACATGCGGTAAAAACACTCGTTCCGCAGGCGATCTTTTTCAATTTTCTATTTAGCTTACTTATTTACGGCCTCACCGCATTTTTTGCTGAAGCTATTTTCAGTGCTTACAATGCAGACGGACTGATTTTACAGTATTCTGAAGATTATTATCAAATTCGAGCTTTAGGCTATCCTTTAACGCTGGTTACTTTTGCCATCTTTGGAGTGTTTAGAGGATTGCAAAATACACTTTGGGCTATGAAGTGTAGTCTCGCTGGAGCTGCAGTAAATGTTGCACTGGATTTTTTGCTGGTTTATGGAGTGGATGGACTAATTCCTCCAATGCACCTTAAAGGAGCTGCATACGCCAGTCTTGCCGCCCAGGGAACCATGTTAATTATGGCGCTATGGTTTTTCTTCAAAAAGACACCGTTTCATTTAAAACTGAGTTTTAATATTAATCCACGAATGAAAGGTCTCCTGCTTATGGCCGCAAATCTTTTTGTTCGCACCGCCGCTTTAAATTTTGCGATCTACCTGGCTAACGCATATGCTACAGATTACGGTAAAAATTATATTGCTGCACAAAGTATCTTAATGAATATCTGGCTCTTCTTCAGTTTTTTTATTGATGGGTATGCGAATGCGGGAAATGCGATTGGCGGAAAACTCTTGGGAGCATTAGATTATAAGAATCTATGGGAGTTGAGCAAAAAAATTAGCAAATATGCCGTTTTTATAGCCCTTATTCTAATGGGAATTTGCGCTTTGTTTTATGATGAAATTGGACTTTTATTTAATAAAGAAACCAGTGTCCTGGCATTATTCTCTTCTGTATTCTGGATTGTTCTTCTTATGCAACCAATCAATGCGATTGCCTTTATGTTCGACGGAATATTTAAAGGCCTCGGAGAAGCGAAATACTTACGAAATGTACTTTTAGTAGCAACTTTTCTGGGGTTTACACCTGCCCTGCTTATTTCAGATTATTTCGGATTGAAATTATACGGAATCTGGATCGCTTTTTTCGTCTGGATGCTTATAAGAAGTAGTACGCTGGTTATTTATTTCCGAAGGAAATATCTACAGAAGGAAGTTTAG
- the alr gene encoding alanine racemase, translating into MPEAKETVLEINLGNLAHNYRFLRSKTDKEAKFLSVVKAHAYGSDSVEIAKKLEELGTDYFAVAYVEEGIRLRENGISKPILVLHPQPSHFEEIIEHCLEPNLYSQKTLESFVSLAERLNQKNYPVHIKLNTGLNRLGFDQSEIPRVFETIKNTNSIKIASVFSHLAASEDWQEREFTLSQIDLFRKMTWQLIENLDYEPLLHICNTSGVINYPKAAFSMVRTGIGLYGYSNDKTIDPHLKPVGKLKTIISQIRKLDPGASVGYNRAFKTEKESKIATLPIGHADGINRIYGKQKAGVFVNGKYAPIVGNVCMDIIMIDVTGIDCEEGDEVIIFGGPQHPVDFARAGGTISYELITGIQRRVTRKIIPE; encoded by the coding sequence ATGCCTGAAGCTAAAGAAACTGTTCTGGAGATCAATCTGGGAAACCTGGCGCATAACTACCGTTTTTTAAGATCAAAAACAGATAAGGAAGCAAAGTTTCTTTCTGTAGTTAAAGCGCATGCTTATGGAAGTGATTCCGTAGAGATCGCTAAAAAACTGGAAGAACTGGGGACCGATTATTTTGCGGTTGCTTATGTTGAAGAAGGTATAAGACTAAGGGAAAATGGGATTTCAAAACCAATTCTTGTATTGCATCCCCAACCTTCACATTTTGAAGAAATCATAGAACACTGCCTGGAACCTAATCTTTATAGCCAAAAAACGCTAGAATCTTTTGTTTCCCTTGCGGAAAGATTAAATCAGAAGAATTATCCGGTTCATATAAAACTTAATACCGGACTTAATCGTCTTGGTTTTGATCAATCTGAAATTCCCAGGGTTTTTGAAACGATTAAAAATACAAACAGTATAAAGATTGCTTCTGTTTTCTCCCATCTTGCTGCAAGTGAAGACTGGCAGGAAAGGGAATTTACGTTAAGCCAGATAGATCTTTTCAGAAAAATGACCTGGCAACTCATCGAGAATCTTGATTATGAGCCCTTACTTCATATTTGTAATACTTCAGGAGTTATCAATTATCCGAAAGCCGCTTTTAGCATGGTTAGAACCGGAATTGGATTATATGGCTATAGCAATGACAAAACTATAGATCCACATTTAAAACCGGTTGGGAAACTAAAAACCATCATCTCTCAAATAAGAAAACTAGATCCTGGAGCTAGCGTAGGTTATAATCGTGCTTTTAAAACAGAAAAAGAATCCAAGATCGCAACTTTACCCATTGGACATGCAGATGGTATCAACCGCATTTATGGAAAACAAAAAGCCGGAGTATTTGTAAACGGTAAATACGCTCCTATTGTTGGAAATGTCTGTATGGATATTATTATGATCGATGTTACAGGGATAGACTGTGAAGAAGGTGATGAAGTGATCATTTTTGGCGGACCTCAACATCCTGTAGATTTCGCTCGGGCCGGAGGAACAATTTCCTACGAACTTATTACAGGAATTCAACGCAGGGTTACCCGGAAAATCATTCCTGAATAG
- the rsmI gene encoding 16S rRNA (cytidine(1402)-2'-O)-methyltransferase: MGKLFLVPTPIGNLEDITFRAIRVLKEADLILAEDTRNSGKLLKHFEIQTQMHSHHMHNEHKTVEGIVSRIQAGETIALISDAGTPAISDPGFLLTRACVEAGVEVDCLPGATAFVPALVNSGLPNDKFVFEGFLPVKKGRQTRLKILAEETRTIVFYESPHKLIKTLGHFTEYFGEDRRVSVSREITKMHEETIRGTALEVLQHYTDNPPKGEIVIVVEGKS; this comes from the coding sequence ATGGGAAAATTGTTTCTCGTACCAACCCCAATAGGGAACCTGGAAGATATTACTTTTAGAGCGATAAGAGTTTTAAAGGAAGCCGATCTAATTTTAGCTGAAGATACGCGTAACAGTGGGAAGTTATTAAAGCATTTTGAGATCCAGACTCAAATGCACAGCCATCATATGCATAATGAGCATAAAACAGTAGAAGGAATCGTTTCAAGAATCCAGGCTGGAGAAACGATCGCTTTAATAAGCGATGCGGGAACTCCGGCTATTTCAGATCCAGGATTTTTGTTAACCAGGGCATGTGTAGAAGCCGGTGTTGAGGTAGATTGTCTACCCGGGGCCACCGCATTTGTTCCCGCACTTGTAAACAGCGGACTTCCAAACGATAAATTTGTATTTGAAGGTTTTCTTCCTGTAAAAAAGGGAAGACAAACTCGTTTAAAGATTCTGGCCGAGGAAACCAGAACAATCGTTTTTTATGAATCTCCGCATAAATTAATTAAAACTTTAGGCCATTTTACCGAATATTTTGGTGAAGATAGACGGGTTTCAGTTTCCAGGGAAATCACAAAAATGCATGAAGAGACTATTCGTGGGACAGCTTTGGAAGTACTTCAGCATTATACAGATAATCCACCAAAAGGTGAAATTGTGATCGTAGTAGAAGGAAAATCCTGA
- a CDS encoding 6-pyruvoyl trahydropterin synthase family protein, with the protein MSKIRITKQFSFETGHALYGYDGKCRNVHGHSYKLSVTVIGTPITDSEHVKFGMVIDFGDLKKIVKSEIVDQFDHATVFNKNTPHVELANELKDRGHDVILVEYQPTSENMVIDFAEKIKKHLPTHINLHSLKLQETETSFAEWYASDNT; encoded by the coding sequence ATGAGCAAAATTAGAATCACCAAACAATTTTCATTCGAAACCGGTCACGCCCTTTACGGCTACGACGGAAAATGTCGCAATGTGCATGGTCACAGCTATAAGTTAAGTGTTACGGTAATTGGTACCCCTATTACCGATAGCGAACATGTGAAATTCGGGATGGTGATAGATTTCGGAGACCTCAAAAAGATCGTGAAATCTGAAATTGTAGACCAGTTTGATCATGCTACTGTTTTCAATAAAAACACTCCTCACGTGGAACTTGCAAACGAATTGAAAGATCGAGGGCATGACGTGATCCTGGTAGAATATCAGCCTACGAGCGAAAATATGGTAATAGATTTCGCTGAAAAGATTAAAAAACACCTTCCTACACATATTAATTTACATTCCCTAAAATTGCAGGAAACTGAAACCTCTTTTGCAGAGTGGTATGCGAGTGATAATACTTAG
- the recJ gene encoding single-stranded-DNA-specific exonuclease RecJ has product MRWTLKPKPDPITVNSLAEKLGIGIPVAKLLVQRGISSFKEAKKFFRPDLKDLHDPFLMKDMDKAVDRIEKAIENEENIMVYGDYDVDGTTSVALMSSFLKFRYPNVTTYIPDRYEEGYGVSYKGIDYAADNDISLIIALDCGIKAIEKVAYAKEKGIDFVICDHHRPGSEIPNAIAVLDPKREDCSYPYDELCGCGVGFKLIQAITQKNNEPEEVLLPYLDLVATAIGADIVPITGENRILAYHGLHVINVAPRKGIKSLLGDRKNVSITDVVFIVAPRINAAGRMKHGLHAVNLLSEEDEAISKKYAEEIEIYNTDRRSADKTITEEAKQQIINSKEEDRITTVVYDENWHKGVIGIVASRLTETWYRPTLVFTKSGERLAASARSVKGYDVYEALEGCKEHIEQFGGHKYAAGLTLLESEYLNFKKKFEEVVSETIDRNLLTPEIGIDAELDLKDITPKFYRILKQFAPFGPGNMSPVFISRGLTDTGYGKCVGEDKTHLKCQVKQEGSKATFDVIGFNLGEKLDLIKDGKKFDAVYSLDENTWNGNTKIQLKLKDIRESV; this is encoded by the coding sequence ATGCGCTGGACCTTAAAACCCAAACCTGACCCTATAACTGTAAATTCATTGGCAGAGAAGTTAGGAATTGGAATTCCGGTTGCAAAACTGCTTGTTCAACGAGGCATTTCAAGCTTTAAAGAAGCTAAAAAATTCTTTCGTCCGGATCTAAAAGATCTCCATGATCCATTTTTGATGAAGGATATGGATAAGGCGGTAGATCGTATTGAAAAAGCCATAGAAAATGAGGAAAATATCATGGTATATGGCGATTATGATGTAGATGGCACTACAAGCGTTGCGCTTATGTCCTCATTCCTGAAATTCCGATATCCAAATGTGACCACTTATATCCCAGATCGTTATGAAGAAGGATATGGAGTTTCTTATAAAGGAATAGATTACGCTGCAGATAATGACATCAGCCTCATTATTGCTTTGGATTGCGGAATCAAGGCTATAGAAAAAGTTGCTTATGCAAAAGAAAAAGGAATAGATTTCGTGATTTGTGACCACCACCGTCCCGGTAGTGAAATTCCGAATGCCATTGCCGTATTAGATCCAAAACGGGAAGATTGTAGTTATCCTTATGATGAACTTTGTGGTTGTGGAGTAGGCTTTAAGCTGATTCAGGCAATCACTCAAAAGAATAATGAGCCAGAAGAAGTTTTATTGCCATATCTGGACCTGGTGGCCACCGCCATTGGTGCCGATATTGTACCTATTACGGGTGAGAATAGGATCCTGGCCTATCATGGGCTTCATGTGATCAACGTTGCTCCTCGAAAAGGAATTAAAAGTCTTCTTGGCGACCGCAAGAATGTTAGTATTACTGATGTGGTGTTTATTGTAGCGCCGCGAATTAATGCTGCGGGAAGAATGAAACATGGTCTTCATGCCGTAAACTTGTTAAGCGAGGAGGATGAAGCTATTTCAAAGAAATATGCTGAAGAAATTGAAATTTATAATACTGATAGACGAAGTGCCGATAAAACCATTACTGAAGAAGCAAAACAACAGATCATCAACTCTAAGGAAGAAGATCGCATTACCACCGTTGTTTATGACGAGAATTGGCATAAAGGCGTTATTGGGATTGTAGCTTCAAGACTAACAGAAACCTGGTATAGGCCGACACTGGTTTTTACCAAAAGTGGAGAAAGGCTGGCCGCTTCAGCAAGATCTGTCAAGGGATATGATGTGTATGAAGCTTTGGAAGGCTGTAAAGAACATATTGAGCAATTTGGTGGGCATAAGTATGCCGCCGGACTCACGCTTTTAGAATCTGAATACTTAAACTTCAAAAAGAAATTTGAAGAAGTAGTTTCTGAAACTATAGACAGAAACCTTTTAACACCTGAAATTGGTATTGATGCGGAATTAGATCTAAAAGATATAACCCCTAAATTTTACCGAATTTTAAAACAATTTGCCCCTTTTGGCCCAGGGAATATGTCTCCGGTGTTTATTAGTAGGGGATTGACAGATACTGGTTATGGGAAATGTGTGGGAGAAGATAAAACCCATTTAAAATGTCAGGTAAAACAAGAAGGTTCAAAAGCAACATTTGATGTTATTGGTTTTAACCTGGGAGAAAAATTGGACTTAATAAAAGATGGTAAAAAGTTTGATGCGGTTTATAGTCTGGATGAAAATACCTGGAATGGGAATACCAAAATTCAGTTGAAACTAAAGGATATTAGGGAAAGTGTTTAG
- a CDS encoding enoyl-CoA hydratase/isomerase family protein — protein sequence MTTSRENGSLYTNIENKIATVEFGHPASNSFPSVLLDRLEKEINQLSENEEVNVILLKSEGEKAFCAGASFNELIEIEDLETGKQFFSGFANVINAMRKCKKLIVGRVQGKTVGGGVGLVAACDYAMATDAAAIKLSELSIGIGPFVIAPAVERKMGVDALAELSLAAHEWKNAYWAKEKGLYAKVFESAKDLDNEISIFTEKLASYNPQALLEMKKIFWKNTDHWSELLNERAAVSGELVLSDFTKKALAKFKK from the coding sequence ATGACTACCAGCCGCGAAAACGGAAGCTTATATACCAATATTGAAAATAAGATCGCTACTGTAGAATTTGGCCATCCCGCAAGTAATTCTTTTCCTTCAGTGCTTTTAGACAGGTTGGAGAAAGAGATCAACCAACTTTCAGAAAATGAGGAAGTGAATGTGATCCTGCTTAAATCTGAAGGAGAAAAAGCCTTTTGTGCCGGCGCTTCCTTTAATGAATTGATTGAAATTGAAGATCTGGAAACCGGAAAGCAATTTTTCTCCGGCTTTGCCAATGTGATCAATGCTATGAGGAAGTGTAAAAAACTCATCGTGGGTCGTGTTCAGGGAAAAACAGTTGGTGGAGGCGTAGGTCTGGTTGCCGCCTGTGACTATGCCATGGCTACAGATGCGGCAGCTATAAAACTTTCTGAATTAAGTATAGGAATAGGACCTTTTGTCATCGCTCCCGCTGTTGAAAGAAAAATGGGTGTAGATGCTTTAGCTGAATTAAGCCTTGCAGCACATGAATGGAAAAATGCCTATTGGGCGAAAGAAAAAGGGCTATATGCTAAGGTCTTTGAATCTGCTAAAGATCTGGATAATGAGATATCGATTTTTACTGAAAAATTAGCCTCTTACAATCCACAAGCGCTTTTAGAAATGAAGAAGATCTTTTGGAAAAACACTGATCATTGGTCAGAACTTTTAAACGAAAGGGCTGCAGTTTCCGGAGAATTAGTACTTTCAGACTTTACAAAGAAAGCGTTGGCTAAATTTAAAAAGTAA
- a CDS encoding thymidine kinase, with protein sequence MFLENTVNHEEQFGWIEVICGSMFSGKTEELIRRLKRAKFAKQNVEIFKPAIDTRYDEEMVVSHDSNEIRSTPVPSASNIRLLADGCDVVGIDEAQFFDDEIVTVCNDLANRGVRVIVAGLDMDFKGNPFGPMPNLMATAEYVTKVHAVCTRTGNLAQFSYRKAINDDLVFLGENEEYEPLSRAAYYKAMLRERVRKLDVNDAEELNQKAKEENA encoded by the coding sequence ATGTTTCTCGAAAATACAGTAAATCACGAAGAGCAATTTGGCTGGATTGAGGTAATTTGCGGCTCGATGTTTTCCGGAAAAACGGAAGAACTCATCCGTAGACTCAAGCGTGCGAAATTTGCTAAACAGAATGTAGAGATCTTTAAACCTGCTATAGATACTCGTTATGACGAGGAAATGGTGGTGTCTCACGATTCTAATGAAATACGTTCCACCCCGGTTCCTTCAGCTTCAAATATCAGATTATTAGCAGATGGATGTGACGTAGTAGGAATTGATGAAGCCCAGTTTTTTGATGATGAGATAGTCACGGTATGTAATGATCTTGCCAATAGGGGCGTTCGGGTTATTGTAGCAGGACTTGACATGGATTTTAAAGGAAATCCCTTCGGGCCGATGCCAAATTTAATGGCCACTGCAGAGTATGTTACCAAAGTGCACGCGGTATGTACCCGAACCGGGAATCTTGCTCAGTTCAGCTATAGGAAAGCTATAAACGACGATCTGGTATTTCTAGGAGAGAATGAAGAATATGAACCGCTAAGTCGGGCGGCCTATTATAAAGCTATGCTTAGAGAAAGGGTTAGGAAACTGGATGTAAACGATGCGGAAGAATTGAATCAAAAAGCCAAAGAGGAAAATGCCTGA